A window of Pirellula sp. SH-Sr6A contains these coding sequences:
- a CDS encoding PhoPQ-activated pathogenicity-related family protein, with translation MRKNLLVFGFSLGLLGSPVTPSYLSTATLCAEPPVGSQRTALDDYVAKPDTTYEWKVEETVENAGFKTAIIKLKSQTWRTEKDVDRPVWEHWLVVTVPPKVTSDRAFLMIGGGSHNSKQPTGPDAITGQIALATGGIVAELKNVPNQPLVFHGDGQPRVEDDLIGYAWSQFLETGDATWLPRLPMVKSAVRAMDCMTEYAASEAGGKNKVSKFVVAGGSKRGWTTWMTGAADNRVEAIVPIVIDVVNVDPSLRHHAEVYGFWSEAIGNYYQHKIMQRFDHPRLKELYSIVDPYFYRGRLTMPKYIVNGSGDQFFVPDSSQFYYDQLQGEKLIRYVPNADHGLKNTDAVQSIASFYQLIASGKPRPEYSWTFEKDGTIRATTKSKPSKVLMWQANNPKARDFRLQTIGPAFTSTPLTESSPGVYVAPKAEAKPGWTATFIELTYDVGTSFPLVVTTAVRISPDNRPYEGVDLTKVGYEPELNGAKERTGK, from the coding sequence ATGCGAAAAAATTTGCTGGTGTTCGGTTTCTCTTTAGGTCTCTTGGGTTCGCCTGTCACGCCATCTTACTTGTCGACAGCGACGTTGTGTGCCGAGCCCCCCGTTGGGAGTCAGCGAACGGCGTTAGATGATTATGTCGCCAAACCCGATACTACGTATGAGTGGAAGGTAGAAGAAACGGTCGAGAATGCCGGATTCAAGACGGCGATCATCAAACTCAAGTCGCAGACTTGGCGAACCGAGAAAGATGTCGATCGACCTGTTTGGGAGCATTGGTTGGTCGTAACCGTGCCTCCTAAGGTAACCTCCGATCGCGCGTTCTTGATGATCGGAGGCGGTAGTCACAACAGCAAGCAGCCGACGGGACCCGATGCCATCACGGGGCAGATAGCGCTCGCCACGGGCGGCATTGTGGCCGAACTGAAAAATGTTCCCAATCAACCTCTGGTATTTCACGGTGATGGACAGCCTCGCGTTGAAGACGATTTGATCGGTTACGCATGGTCGCAGTTCTTAGAGACCGGCGATGCAACATGGTTACCTCGACTCCCGATGGTGAAGAGCGCCGTGCGCGCTATGGACTGCATGACGGAATACGCTGCGTCGGAAGCAGGGGGCAAGAACAAGGTTTCGAAGTTCGTTGTGGCGGGAGGCTCGAAGCGGGGCTGGACAACGTGGATGACGGGCGCGGCGGATAACCGTGTTGAAGCGATTGTCCCGATCGTCATCGATGTGGTGAACGTCGATCCTTCGCTCCGTCATCATGCTGAAGTGTATGGGTTCTGGTCCGAAGCGATTGGAAACTATTACCAACACAAAATCATGCAACGATTCGATCATCCGCGATTGAAAGAACTGTATTCCATCGTGGACCCGTATTTCTACCGCGGCCGATTGACGATGCCTAAGTACATCGTCAACGGTAGCGGAGATCAATTCTTCGTGCCCGACTCGTCGCAGTTCTATTATGATCAGCTGCAAGGTGAAAAGCTGATTCGTTATGTACCCAACGCCGACCATGGACTGAAGAACACCGACGCCGTCCAAAGCATCGCGAGCTTCTACCAGCTTATTGCATCGGGCAAACCCCGTCCGGAATACTCTTGGACCTTCGAAAAAGATGGAACCATTCGCGCGACCACCAAGTCAAAGCCTTCCAAGGTGCTGATGTGGCAAGCCAACAATCCCAAGGCTCGCGATTTCCGCCTCCAAACCATCGGACCCGCTTTCACTAGCACTCCTCTTACCGAATCAAGCCCCGGAGTTTACGTCGCTCCCAAAGCGGAGGCAAAGCCAGGATGGACAGCGACCTTCATCGAGCTTACCTACGATGTCGGAACCTCGTTCCCGCTCGTGGTGACGACGGCCGTTCGTATTTCACCCGATAACCGACCCTATGAAGGAGTCGATCTCACGAAAGTTGGGTACGAACCAGAGTTGAATGGCGCTAAAGAACGTACTGGCAAGTAA
- a CDS encoding biotin/lipoate A/B protein ligase family protein — protein MYFSEHSFQAPELNVAWEEACVELADEVLHEQETQNGNRPDEAGELAPLEALRVWSFHSPVVVMGRASRIGEEVCLERCEADGVPVLRRASGGSTIVAGPGCLMVSVQISYTKRPTWRSLDIAHREVMSRTKEAVVAALREFGITKKIALQGTCDLTDGPYKFSGNALRCKRHAMIYHGTLLLDMPLEWIERYLLEPPRQPEYRERRSHRSFVRNLLQDSSVDRLAFERELGRQLQSTWQADQPWENYPYQDKLADWVDQLMQTRYANPAWHRER, from the coding sequence ATGTACTTTTCAGAGCACTCATTTCAGGCACCCGAGTTAAACGTCGCATGGGAGGAAGCTTGCGTCGAACTCGCCGATGAAGTACTGCACGAGCAAGAAACCCAAAACGGGAATCGGCCAGATGAGGCAGGCGAACTAGCGCCGCTCGAGGCCTTACGAGTGTGGAGTTTCCATTCCCCTGTCGTCGTCATGGGTAGAGCGAGCCGCATCGGTGAAGAGGTTTGTTTAGAGCGATGCGAGGCGGATGGGGTCCCGGTATTGCGACGAGCGAGCGGGGGATCCACCATCGTTGCGGGCCCGGGTTGCTTGATGGTCTCCGTGCAGATTTCGTATACCAAGCGGCCGACATGGCGTTCCCTCGATATTGCCCATCGCGAGGTCATGAGTCGGACCAAAGAAGCAGTGGTAGCAGCTCTTCGTGAGTTCGGAATCACAAAGAAAATTGCACTCCAAGGGACTTGCGATCTAACCGACGGTCCCTACAAGTTCTCAGGAAATGCGCTTCGATGCAAACGGCACGCAATGATTTATCACGGCACACTTCTTCTCGACATGCCGCTCGAATGGATCGAGCGTTACTTGCTTGAGCCACCTCGCCAGCCTGAGTATCGAGAACGCCGTTCCCACAGGAGCTTTGTCAGAAATCTCTTGCAGGACTCCTCGGTAGATCGCCTCGCATTCGAACGCGAGCTTGGAAGGCAACTGCAAAGCACTTGGCAAGCCGATCAACCTTGGGAGAACTATCCCTACCAAGACAAGCTGGCCGATTGGGTCGACCAGCTCATGCAAACTCGCTACGCCAATCCTGCCTGGCACCGAGAGCGTTGA
- a CDS encoding DUF1559 domain-containing protein, which produces MKKVVYKQGFTLVELLVVIAIIGILVGLLLPAVQAAREAARRMQCSNNLKQLGLALHNHESGYKWVPAWRREFPLTDTYAATGNPYFTLTGDARSPHGPLGQLLPFLEQSNVTNMFDAKKALLDPVNNVPPFPGALNNPAAMARVPSFLCPSVPESPSNYGPYFAPLGMPANVAYNLPRTDYAPMRGIHSWLAQCVGLPSQNTENAMLGTTNPITKYMVKFGEVPDGLSATFCFLEIAGKQNVYFLNKNITVQPAFINLNSFYGDWNIARQVRGLNTAVVPTPAASSGAQGCSVINVFNANNPYSFHTGGIQAVRGDGSVGFFSQSMDNQVFVALLSRDGGEVVTSEN; this is translated from the coding sequence ATGAAAAAGGTTGTGTACAAGCAAGGTTTCACCCTCGTGGAACTTTTGGTGGTGATCGCGATTATCGGTATTTTGGTTGGTCTACTTTTGCCGGCGGTTCAAGCGGCCCGCGAAGCAGCGCGTCGGATGCAATGCTCCAATAATCTCAAACAACTCGGACTCGCGCTGCACAACCATGAGTCGGGATACAAGTGGGTTCCAGCTTGGCGACGAGAGTTCCCCCTCACGGATACCTACGCCGCAACCGGCAACCCCTATTTCACCCTAACAGGGGATGCTCGCAGCCCTCACGGTCCTCTGGGGCAATTGCTTCCCTTTTTGGAGCAATCCAATGTGACAAACATGTTCGATGCCAAGAAAGCGTTGTTGGATCCTGTCAACAACGTGCCCCCCTTTCCAGGTGCTCTTAACAATCCAGCGGCGATGGCCCGGGTTCCATCTTTCCTTTGTCCCTCCGTCCCGGAAAGCCCTTCGAATTACGGCCCCTATTTTGCGCCGCTCGGAATGCCAGCCAACGTGGCTTACAACTTGCCAAGAACCGACTACGCCCCCATGCGAGGTATCCACTCGTGGTTGGCTCAGTGCGTTGGTTTGCCTAGCCAAAACACCGAAAATGCTATGCTGGGAACGACCAATCCGATCACCAAGTACATGGTGAAATTTGGTGAAGTTCCCGATGGTCTCTCTGCTACCTTCTGCTTCCTGGAAATTGCGGGCAAGCAAAATGTGTACTTCTTGAATAAGAACATCACGGTGCAGCCAGCCTTTATCAACCTGAACTCCTTCTACGGCGATTGGAACATCGCTCGCCAAGTACGAGGGCTCAATACGGCCGTCGTTCCAACCCCGGCTGCCAGCAGCGGAGCCCAAGGCTGCTCGGTGATCAACGTGTTCAACGCGAATAATCCCTACTCCTTCCATACCGGGGGAATCCAAGCGGTTCGCGGGGATGGCTCGGTCGGGTTCTTTAGCCAGAGCATGGACAACCAAGTTTTTGTGGCACTCCTGTCGCGAGACGGCGGGGAAGTTGTCACTTCGGAAAACTAG
- a CDS encoding HD-GYP domain-containing protein yields MIPIRQPLLSGRHLATAHRWASGLSESLGGFLSVYQLSSEQSSEYEPIIQLWCEPTEALTECQLETLRVLAGQPIAGHEENTIELLECNCPGVDGRCYVGSVPLWGIRFACVLPASLETNGRHVRSLALAHLKMVQSLEENQSSKMQGRAFVQQVTQDFEELTWLRGVSQQIGIADIRSSMLDVATSQLPMLRSVIRSELIALVPSDLIENPSEDSLSRITSVGTPPCEWEAIIEFVRRCSQRSPAPTLVFNVQTVANLFEPFPAIRNCILVRVEKQNRKFGYLVALNREMEFLGDSPEDFFSIDPNGLQFGTFEAGLLSVLATVLSGHATNGELFREQENLLTGVIRAVINAIDAKDAYTCGHSDRVASFAKAIAMQMGLEKEECERIYMSGLLHDVGKIGVPDSILGKPGKLTDEEFAAVKKHPEIGYQILKHLTPLQYVLPGVLHHHEAINGKGYPAGLVGEAIPLQGRILAVADAYDAMTSDRPYRKGMPSEKAEAILRSEAGVTWDEMAVQAILNCIAEGSVSPQSSVPAAIATLPPAIPSFPLANSISISG; encoded by the coding sequence ATGATACCAATTCGACAACCGCTGCTCTCGGGACGACATCTTGCTACGGCACATCGATGGGCAAGCGGATTAAGTGAATCGCTTGGGGGATTTCTATCCGTATATCAGCTCAGCTCCGAGCAATCGAGCGAGTACGAACCGATCATCCAGCTATGGTGCGAGCCCACCGAAGCGCTAACGGAGTGTCAACTGGAAACGCTGAGGGTACTAGCTGGCCAACCCATTGCCGGCCACGAAGAAAATACGATTGAGTTATTGGAATGCAATTGCCCGGGAGTCGATGGACGATGTTACGTCGGGTCCGTTCCTCTTTGGGGAATCCGTTTCGCGTGCGTCCTTCCCGCTTCGCTCGAAACCAATGGACGTCATGTGCGAAGCCTTGCCCTCGCACACTTGAAGATGGTGCAATCATTGGAAGAGAACCAAAGTTCCAAAATGCAGGGCCGCGCGTTCGTTCAACAAGTGACGCAGGACTTTGAAGAGTTGACTTGGCTGCGAGGAGTGAGTCAGCAGATTGGGATCGCCGACATTCGATCGTCCATGCTCGACGTTGCAACCTCGCAACTGCCTATGCTGCGAAGCGTGATCCGTAGCGAGCTGATCGCGTTGGTTCCTTCCGATCTGATCGAAAACCCATCAGAGGATAGCCTCTCCCGTATAACTTCCGTTGGAACCCCCCCGTGCGAATGGGAGGCGATTATTGAGTTCGTGCGACGCTGTTCGCAACGAAGCCCGGCTCCGACACTTGTATTCAATGTCCAAACGGTAGCAAATCTATTCGAACCATTTCCTGCTATCCGCAACTGCATTCTGGTTCGTGTGGAAAAGCAGAATCGAAAATTTGGTTACTTGGTTGCCCTCAATCGCGAAATGGAGTTTCTGGGTGACAGCCCGGAAGATTTCTTCAGTATCGATCCAAACGGTTTGCAGTTTGGAACCTTTGAAGCTGGTTTGCTCAGCGTTCTCGCTACGGTTCTTTCAGGGCATGCGACGAACGGAGAACTGTTTCGCGAGCAAGAAAATCTCCTGACCGGTGTCATACGCGCCGTGATCAATGCCATTGACGCGAAGGATGCCTACACATGTGGTCACAGCGACCGCGTGGCATCGTTCGCCAAAGCCATCGCCATGCAAATGGGGCTTGAGAAAGAAGAATGTGAACGGATCTACATGTCAGGGTTACTTCACGACGTGGGCAAGATCGGAGTCCCTGATTCTATCCTAGGCAAGCCAGGAAAATTGACCGATGAAGAATTCGCAGCGGTCAAGAAGCATCCGGAGATCGGGTATCAAATTCTCAAGCACCTCACCCCGCTACAATATGTACTCCCGGGGGTCTTGCATCACCATGAGGCAATCAACGGGAAGGGCTACCCCGCCGGTCTGGTCGGCGAAGCGATTCCGCTTCAAGGAAGGATCTTGGCCGTGGCGGATGCCTACGATGCAATGACAAGCGATCGGCCTTATCGCAAAGGGATGCCATCCGAAAAGGCTGAAGCCATCCTACGGAGCGAAGCCGGAGTCACTTGGGATGAAATGGCGGTTCAGGCGATTTTGAATTGCATCGCGGAAGGTAGCGTGTCGCCTCAATCGAGCGTCCCAGCGGCGATTGCAACCTTGCCTCCCGCCATCCCGTCGTTTCCCCTTGCGAACTCCATCAGCATCAGCGGTTAG
- a CDS encoding ABC transporter substrate-binding protein, with protein MGFSLLCSLLASWIAGCGPAPSAGNKSASQKLSPEQAEAAKDLTGKGGTAPLTKVSLLLNWYPEAEHGGFYAAQVHGIFQKHGLDVEIKPGGKTTVVREELLLGRVAFGVANADDVLIARNADIPLVALMAPIQDGPRCILTRQDSGVDSFDKLKGIKLQIDSTRPYVPFLKSKGFLQDNVEVVPYFGSVAQLVAEKNVACQGYNFSEPLMARQQGVEVNELMLSTIGYNPYASLLVTTDTFLGKNKEVCQKMTQACIEGWQKYLESPEESNALILKNNKQGLEKAALDYGVVALKKLCYPEGEPAVSMGTMTADRWKELGQTLQELKIIDASVAKPDAAFTTEFLKR; from the coding sequence ATGGGCTTTTCCCTTCTTTGTTCCTTGCTCGCCTCCTGGATCGCAGGATGTGGTCCGGCTCCTTCTGCTGGGAACAAATCCGCGAGCCAAAAGCTTTCCCCCGAACAAGCCGAAGCGGCGAAAGATTTAACTGGGAAAGGTGGAACAGCTCCGCTGACGAAAGTCTCTCTGCTGCTGAATTGGTACCCCGAGGCGGAGCACGGTGGCTTCTACGCCGCCCAAGTCCACGGGATATTCCAAAAGCACGGTCTTGATGTCGAGATCAAGCCGGGTGGAAAGACGACCGTCGTGCGCGAAGAACTGCTACTTGGCCGAGTCGCGTTTGGCGTCGCCAATGCGGATGATGTATTGATCGCTCGCAATGCCGATATCCCGCTAGTGGCCCTGATGGCTCCCATTCAAGACGGCCCACGCTGCATCTTAACTCGGCAAGACTCTGGCGTGGATTCCTTTGACAAGCTGAAGGGGATCAAGCTCCAAATCGATTCGACTCGCCCCTATGTTCCCTTCTTAAAAAGCAAGGGCTTCTTGCAAGACAACGTGGAAGTCGTCCCCTACTTCGGCTCGGTAGCCCAGCTCGTAGCCGAAAAGAATGTGGCTTGCCAAGGTTATAACTTCAGCGAGCCACTCATGGCCCGTCAGCAGGGCGTCGAGGTGAACGAGCTGATGCTGTCGACGATTGGATACAATCCCTATGCGAGCCTGTTGGTCACCACCGATACGTTCCTCGGCAAGAACAAAGAGGTTTGCCAAAAGATGACGCAGGCTTGCATCGAAGGTTGGCAGAAATACTTGGAGTCCCCCGAGGAATCCAATGCGTTGATTTTGAAGAACAACAAACAGGGGCTGGAGAAAGCCGCATTGGATTACGGGGTCGTCGCTTTGAAGAAACTTTGCTACCCGGAAGGCGAGCCTGCGGTCTCGATGGGAACGATGACCGCTGATCGCTGGAAAGAGCTAGGGCAGACGCTCCAGGAGCTCAAGATCATCGATGCCTCGGTCGCAAAGCCTGACGCGGCTTTCACGACCGAATTTTTAAAACGTTAG
- a CDS encoding response regulator: MSFPHVSEQSPRAAKVLIAEDSIVIGNLLRFNLERAGLDATLAANGQEAIHLLQQEHFDILLTDYEMPILNGEQICDMLRNELHNHDMHIVMCSAKTLELDTDLMRQKYGIERLLQKPFSMTELVSVVRSLVSGRTDLLEIVV, encoded by the coding sequence ATGTCATTCCCCCATGTTTCAGAACAATCGCCACGTGCCGCAAAGGTACTCATTGCCGAAGACAGTATCGTCATCGGTAATTTGTTGCGATTTAATCTCGAACGCGCGGGTCTCGACGCTACTTTGGCCGCCAACGGTCAAGAGGCGATCCATCTTCTGCAACAGGAGCACTTCGACATTCTCCTCACCGACTATGAGATGCCGATTCTCAACGGGGAGCAGATTTGTGACATGCTGAGGAATGAGCTTCATAACCACGACATGCACATTGTGATGTGTTCGGCGAAAACGCTGGAGCTTGATACCGATCTCATGCGGCAAAAGTATGGCATCGAACGATTGCTCCAAAAGCCTTTTAGCATGACCGAATTGGTCTCGGTGGTTCGGTCCCTGGTTTCCGGGCGAACCGATCTTCTTGAAATCGTCGTCTGA